A window of Candidatus Babeliales bacterium contains these coding sequences:
- a CDS encoding heme-binding protein yields the protein NNQIKLPTRKLMTITDKALSLNMAKKMADAAEAKAIEKNLKIVVAIMDNHGNLKYYRRMDGNAFISIRMAQLKASTSASMPISTKDLAARNETMINKPYLSVPNIVLLEGGLPIMTKDGQHIGSIGISGATPELDGICAQAGLDILSDDLS from the coding sequence AATAACCAGATAAAATTACCAACGAGGAAGTTAATGACAATAACGGATAAAGCACTTTCACTGAATATGGCAAAAAAAATGGCTGATGCCGCTGAAGCTAAAGCAATAGAAAAGAATCTAAAAATTGTCGTCGCCATCATGGATAATCATGGAAATTTAAAATACTATAGACGCATGGATGGTAATGCCTTTATCAGCATCAGAATGGCACAACTAAAAGCTTCTACCTCAGCAAGTATGCCTATTTCCACAAAAGACCTTGCCGCGCGTAATGAGACTATGATTAATAAGCCATATCTTAGCGTTCCAAATATAGTATTGCTTGAAGGAGGTTTACCAATAATGACAAAAGATGGTCAACATATTGGCTCAATAGGCATAAGCGGAGCAACTCCGGAATTAGATGGAATCTGCGCACAAGCAGGATTAGATATACTATCAGATGACTTATCTTAA